The following are encoded in a window of Fischerella sp. PCC 9605 genomic DNA:
- a CDS encoding SRPBCC family protein, with amino-acid sequence MLDFKYSSVINAPVEVVWRFHERPDVLQLLNPPWQPVQVVRREGGLGVGAITEFRLFLGPLPLRWLARHTEYEEYHLFTDEQISGPFDHWVHRHHFEPENGKTRLTDEISFSLPGGQPIEFLGGWLVQVQLEAMFRYRHHITRRECES; translated from the coding sequence ATGCTGGACTTTAAATACTCCTCAGTGATTAATGCACCAGTAGAAGTAGTTTGGCGATTTCACGAAAGACCGGATGTTTTGCAACTGCTTAACCCCCCTTGGCAACCAGTACAAGTAGTCCGTCGGGAGGGAGGATTGGGTGTTGGTGCTATCACCGAGTTTCGCCTTTTTCTTGGGCCATTGCCTTTACGTTGGTTAGCGCGTCATACCGAATACGAAGAATATCACCTGTTTACTGACGAACAGATATCCGGGCCTTTTGATCATTGGGTACATCGACATCATTTTGAACCTGAAAATGGCAAAACTAGGTTGACTGATGAGATTTCCTTTTCTTTGCCTGGTGGACAACCAATTGAATTTCTGGGTGGTTGGTTAGTACAGGTGCAACTAGAAGCAATGTTTCGCTATCGCCACCATATAACTAGACGGGAATGCGAGTCTTAA
- the aroC gene encoding chorismate synthase → MGNTFGHLFRVTTFGESHGGGVGVVIDGCPPRLEISAEEIQVELDRRRPGQSKITTPRKEEDKCEILSGVFEGKTLGTPIAILVRNKDTRPQDYDEMAMKYRPSHADATYDAKYGIRNWQGGGRSSARETIGRVAAGAIAKKILRQIADVEIIAYVKRIKNLEGVIDPNIVTLEQVESNIVRCPDAECAERMIELIEEIRREGNSIGGVVECVARNVPKGLGDPVFDKLEADLAKGVMSLPASKGFEIGSGFAGTLLTGFEHNDEFYIDEGGEIRTRTNRSGGIQGGISNGENIIIRAAFKPTATIRKEQKTVTNEGEETILAGKGRHDPCVLPRAVPMVEAMVALVLCDHLLRHHGQCQVL, encoded by the coding sequence ATGGGCAACACATTTGGACATCTATTTCGCGTCACCACTTTTGGCGAGTCCCACGGCGGCGGTGTGGGAGTTGTCATTGATGGTTGTCCTCCCCGACTAGAAATTTCAGCAGAGGAAATCCAAGTAGAACTAGATAGGAGACGTCCAGGACAAAGTAAAATTACCACGCCTCGCAAAGAAGAAGACAAATGTGAAATCCTCTCCGGTGTATTTGAAGGCAAAACCCTGGGCACGCCGATCGCAATTTTAGTACGCAACAAAGACACTCGCCCCCAAGATTATGATGAAATGGCGATGAAGTATCGCCCATCCCACGCAGATGCAACCTATGATGCCAAATATGGTATCCGCAACTGGCAGGGTGGCGGGAGATCATCGGCACGGGAGACAATCGGTAGAGTAGCAGCAGGGGCGATCGCCAAAAAAATCCTTCGTCAAATTGCGGATGTAGAAATCATCGCTTACGTCAAGCGCATCAAAAATTTAGAAGGCGTCATTGACCCCAACATCGTTACTCTAGAACAAGTTGAAAGCAATATTGTCCGCTGTCCCGATGCTGAATGCGCCGAACGGATGATTGAATTAATCGAAGAAATCCGGCGGGAAGGTAATTCTATCGGTGGCGTGGTGGAATGTGTAGCGCGAAATGTACCCAAAGGTTTAGGCGATCCAGTTTTCGATAAGTTAGAAGCGGATCTAGCCAAAGGAGTAATGTCTCTCCCTGCTAGCAAAGGATTTGAAATTGGTTCTGGTTTTGCAGGAACCCTACTGACTGGCTTTGAACATAACGACGAATTTTATATTGATGAAGGCGGCGAAATTCGTACCCGCACCAACCGTTCCGGCGGAATTCAAGGCGGAATTTCTAACGGCGAAAATATTATTATTCGTGCAGCATTTAAACCAACAGCAACGATTAGAAAAGAGCAGAAAACAGTAACAAATGAGGGTGAAGAAACAATCTTAGCAGGCAAAGGACGTCACGACCCTTGTGTTTTACCGCGTGCAGTTCCAATGGTTGAGGCGATGGTGGCGCTAGTGCTGTGCGACCATTTATTGCGGCATCATGGGCAGTGTCAGGTGTTGTAG
- a CDS encoding 2-hydroxyacid dehydrogenase has product MPQARVFVTRRLPTELQRLQEIANVEVWMGREPPPYEVLLAKVREIDGLLCLLTDKIDRQLIEIGTSLKVISQMAVGYDNIDVPAATARQIPVGHTPGVLTDATADLTWALLMAAARRVVEGDRFTRAGEWRTWEPDLLLGPNVTSATLGIVGFGRIGQAIARRAKGFNMRILYTSRHRCDPELEQSLGVEFVKFESLLQESDFVTIHTPLSDDTYHLFGEPQFALMKPSAILINTARGAIVDSDALYQALSSGEIAGAAIDVTEPEPIPIDSPLLTLDNLIITPHIGSASRQTREKMANMAIDNLIAGLKGERLPYCVNPEVYDVVSG; this is encoded by the coding sequence ATGCCCCAAGCTAGAGTTTTTGTTACCCGCCGTCTACCAACTGAATTACAACGACTGCAAGAAATTGCGAATGTTGAAGTTTGGATGGGACGCGAACCGCCTCCTTATGAAGTTTTGCTGGCAAAGGTGAGGGAAATAGATGGGTTACTGTGTTTGCTGACTGACAAGATTGATAGACAATTGATAGAAATTGGAACGTCCCTTAAGGTGATTAGTCAAATGGCAGTGGGGTACGATAATATTGATGTCCCGGCTGCGACGGCACGTCAGATTCCAGTTGGTCATACTCCAGGTGTTTTGACAGATGCGACTGCTGACTTAACTTGGGCGTTATTGATGGCAGCTGCACGGCGAGTGGTAGAGGGAGATCGGTTTACCCGTGCGGGAGAGTGGCGGACGTGGGAACCGGATTTGTTACTGGGGCCAAATGTAACAAGTGCGACGTTGGGGATTGTTGGTTTTGGGCGCATTGGTCAGGCGATCGCTCGTCGTGCTAAAGGTTTTAATATGCGAATTCTTTACACCAGTAGACATAGATGCGATCCAGAATTAGAACAATCGCTAGGTGTAGAGTTTGTTAAGTTTGAAAGTTTGTTGCAAGAGTCAGATTTTGTCACAATTCATACGCCTTTATCTGACGATACTTATCATCTGTTTGGCGAACCGCAATTTGCACTGATGAAGCCATCTGCCATTCTCATTAATACAGCAAGGGGAGCAATTGTAGACTCAGATGCTTTGTACCAAGCATTAAGCAGTGGTGAAATTGCGGGTGCTGCGATCGATGTCACGGAACCAGAACCAATACCAATTGATAGCCCATTGCTGACTCTTGATAACTTAATTATTACTCCTCACATTGGTAGTGCTAGCCGCCAGACACGGGAAAAAATGGCAAATATGGCAATTGATAATTTGATTGCTGGGTTGAAGGGAGAAAGATTACCTTATTGTGTTAACCCAGAAGTTTACGATGTGGTTAGTGGTTAG
- a CDS encoding CPXCG motif-containing cysteine-rich protein gives MQNTAEYYCAYCGEQNLTFVDLSGGGQQSYVEDCQVCCRPNILYIRVDEDTLDIEIDTEYEG, from the coding sequence ATGCAAAATACAGCAGAGTATTACTGCGCCTATTGTGGGGAACAAAATTTAACTTTTGTTGATTTGAGTGGGGGAGGACAGCAATCTTACGTAGAAGATTGTCAAGTTTGCTGTCGTCCCAATATTTTGTATATCCGTGTCGATGAAGACACTCTTGATATCGAGATTGATACTGAATACGAAGGCTGA
- the crtW gene encoding beta-carotene ketolase CrtW, translating into MMQSENWPSQQIKITSEFPIGTAGILIAIVILLLWTINLLVLLSIDFSKLSFSGLLLTIFSQTFLCTGLFITAHDAMHGVVFPKNIKFNHCIGAICLFFYGFLSYKTLLKKHWMHHHHPASELDPDFHDGKHKNLFAWYFHFMKNYWSWGQIITWIIAYNGVHYIFHIPISNLTFFWALPSILSSLQLFYFGTFLTHREPPRGYVQPHYAETTSLPIWLSFITCYHFGYHKEHHEYPHLAWWQLPEIYKLRRSLLINTADC; encoded by the coding sequence ATGATGCAATCAGAAAACTGGCCTAGTCAGCAAATAAAAATTACTAGTGAATTTCCTATTGGTACCGCAGGAATTTTAATAGCTATTGTTATTCTATTGCTATGGACAATTAACTTGCTTGTATTACTTTCTATTGATTTCTCAAAACTGAGTTTTTCAGGATTATTATTGACAATTTTTTCACAAACATTTCTATGTACAGGATTATTCATTACTGCTCATGATGCTATGCATGGAGTAGTATTTCCTAAAAATATTAAATTTAATCACTGTATAGGAGCAATTTGCCTATTTTTTTATGGTTTTTTATCTTATAAAACATTATTAAAAAAACATTGGATGCATCATCATCATCCTGCTAGTGAACTAGACCCCGATTTCCACGATGGTAAACATAAAAATTTATTTGCCTGGTATTTTCATTTCATGAAAAATTACTGGAGTTGGGGACAAATCATAACTTGGATAATTGCTTATAACGGTGTCCATTACATATTCCATATACCCATATCTAATCTCACTTTTTTTTGGGCTTTACCTTCAATATTAAGTTCATTACAACTATTTTATTTTGGTACATTTCTGACCCATAGAGAACCTCCAAGAGGTTATGTTCAACCTCACTATGCTGAAACTACCTCACTGCCAATTTGGCTATCATTTATCACTTGCTATCATTTTGGCTACCATAAAGAACACCACGAATACCCTCATCTGGCTTGGTGGCAGCTACCAGAAATTTACAAACTCAGGCGGTCATTATTAATAAATACTGCGGACTGTTGA
- a CDS encoding B12-binding domain-containing radical SAM protein has protein sequence MTSSVFAAERLLFTPATPDTNAISTIFAFPNEYSVGITSLGYQVVWATLAMRADVQVSRLFTDIHEQLPRQPELLGFSMSWELDYVNILNLLESLEIPIRAIARKDHHPIVFGGGPVLTANPEPFADFFDVILLGDGENLLDNFINAYKAVRNADRQTQLKALAQVPGIYVPCLYEVEYHDVDGAIKSINPISPEIPAVVQKQTYRGNTLSASTVVTEKAAWENIYMVEVVRSCPEMCRFCLASYLTLPFRSASLEGSLIPAIERGLEVTNRLGLLGASVTQHPEFESLLDYISQPKYDDVRLSIASVRTNTVTVQLAQTLAKRDTKSLTIAVESGSERLRQIINKKLHNDEIIQAAVNAKAGGLTGLKLYGMVGIPGEEPEDLDATVTMMRDIKKAAPGLRLTLGCSTFVPKSHTPFQWLGVNRQAEKRLQLLQKQLKPQGIDFRPESYNWSIIQALLSRGDRRLSKLLELTRNFGDSLGSYKRAFKELKGTLPDLDFYVYANWSTEQVLPWSHLHGPLPQSTLVKHLADATSQFKSSIKELQPLK, from the coding sequence GTGACATCATCTGTATTCGCTGCTGAACGCCTTCTATTTACTCCCGCTACTCCTGATACCAACGCTATTTCCACTATCTTCGCCTTTCCCAATGAGTATAGTGTGGGTATAACTAGTCTTGGCTATCAGGTGGTGTGGGCGACTTTGGCTATGCGTGCGGATGTGCAGGTGAGTCGCTTATTCACCGATATTCACGAACAACTGCCAAGACAGCCAGAATTACTTGGTTTTTCGATGTCGTGGGAATTGGATTATGTGAATATTTTGAATTTGTTGGAATCTCTGGAAATTCCTATCCGGGCAATTGCTCGTAAAGATCATCATCCCATAGTTTTTGGTGGTGGGCCTGTTTTGACTGCTAACCCCGAACCCTTTGCAGATTTTTTTGATGTCATTTTGTTGGGGGATGGCGAAAACCTGCTGGATAATTTCATCAATGCTTATAAAGCAGTGAGAAATGCTGATAGGCAAACTCAACTAAAAGCACTCGCACAAGTACCAGGAATTTATGTTCCTTGTTTGTATGAGGTGGAATACCACGATGTCGATGGTGCGATTAAGTCAATCAATCCTATTTCACCAGAAATTCCTGCTGTAGTACAAAAGCAAACTTATCGAGGCAATACTTTATCAGCATCAACGGTGGTGACTGAAAAAGCAGCTTGGGAAAATATTTACATGGTGGAAGTGGTGAGAAGTTGCCCAGAAATGTGTCGTTTCTGTTTGGCAAGTTATCTCACTTTGCCTTTTAGAAGTGCGAGTTTGGAAGGTTCGTTAATTCCGGCAATTGAAAGAGGTTTAGAAGTCACAAATCGGCTAGGATTACTAGGCGCTTCAGTTACTCAGCATCCAGAGTTCGAGAGTTTATTAGATTATATTAGTCAGCCAAAATACGATGATGTTCGTCTTAGCATTGCTTCAGTGCGAACCAATACTGTAACGGTGCAGTTAGCACAAACTTTGGCGAAACGAGATACTAAATCCCTCACCATTGCTGTAGAAAGTGGTTCGGAGAGATTACGGCAAATTATTAACAAAAAGCTGCACAACGATGAAATTATCCAAGCTGCGGTAAATGCTAAGGCTGGAGGGTTAACGGGTTTAAAACTCTATGGGATGGTGGGAATTCCCGGTGAAGAACCAGAGGATTTAGATGCTACCGTGACAATGATGCGCGATATAAAAAAAGCTGCTCCTGGTTTGCGGTTAACACTGGGATGCAGTACTTTTGTACCCAAGTCACATACACCGTTTCAATGGTTGGGAGTGAATCGGCAAGCGGAAAAGCGGTTGCAATTATTACAAAAACAGCTAAAGCCTCAGGGGATAGACTTTCGCCCAGAAAGTTACAATTGGTCTATAATTCAGGCTCTATTATCGAGGGGCGATCGCCGATTGTCAAAACTTTTAGAACTTACTCGCAACTTTGGTGATTCTTTGGGTAGCTACAAGCGTGCTTTTAAAGAACTTAAGGGAACACTCCCCGATTTAGATTTCTACGTTTATGCTAACTGGTCAACAGAGCAAGTCTTGCCTTGGAGTCACTTGCACGGCCCCCTGCCACAGTCTACACTTGTAAAACATTTGGCAGATGCAACAAGTCAATTCAAATCATCCATAAAGGAACTACAGCCGCTAAAATAG
- a CDS encoding chlorophyll a/b-binding protein has product MEPYPTDATEKAYNNSDRNAFKFGFTPQSELWNGRFAMIGFLAYLLWDLKGYSVLRDVLQLIP; this is encoded by the coding sequence ATGGAACCTTATCCTACTGATGCAACTGAAAAAGCATACAATAACAGCGATCGCAATGCGTTTAAGTTTGGATTTACTCCCCAGTCTGAACTGTGGAATGGGCGCTTTGCGATGATAGGTTTTCTCGCATACCTACTTTGGGATCTAAAAGGCTACAGCGTACTGCGCGACGTACTTCAACTTATTCCCTAA
- a CDS encoding DUF429 domain-containing protein yields MKFIGIDLGWKSQPSGLCCLEWSDNQLHILDIDRKESIADILTWIDSCVLPGESAIIAVDAPTIIPNTTGSRLPDKLTHKHFGKYHAGCYPANLSLPFAERTVNFGLELETRGFVHAPTIEPQKPGRYQIEVFPHPAIVHLFGLERILKYKKGRLNERRLELIKLQNYILDILPTLKPPLVFDRTSPHPPITPSPYLLILPQIPTTGAALKAAEDKLDSLICAYVGAHWWYWGEQRNLVLGDRTTGYIVIPQRM; encoded by the coding sequence ATGAAATTTATCGGTATCGATTTAGGCTGGAAATCGCAACCAAGCGGACTATGTTGTTTAGAATGGTCAGACAATCAATTACACATTTTAGACATAGACCGCAAAGAATCCATTGCAGATATCCTCACCTGGATTGATAGCTGTGTATTACCAGGTGAAAGTGCCATCATTGCCGTAGACGCACCTACCATCATCCCCAACACTACCGGAAGTCGCTTACCTGACAAACTCACACACAAACATTTTGGCAAATATCACGCTGGATGTTATCCTGCCAATCTCAGTCTTCCCTTTGCAGAACGCACCGTCAACTTTGGCTTAGAATTAGAAACTCGCGGTTTTGTCCACGCACCCACCATCGAACCGCAAAAACCTGGTAGATATCAAATAGAAGTCTTTCCCCACCCCGCAATAGTTCATCTATTCGGCTTAGAACGCATCCTCAAATATAAAAAAGGACGCCTCAACGAGCGTCGCTTAGAATTAATTAAACTCCAAAATTACATTCTTGATATCTTACCTACTCTTAAACCACCTTTGGTCTTTGATCGGACATCACCCCATCCCCCCATCACCCCATCCCCCTATCTATTGATTCTCCCCCAAATCCCTACCACCGGCGCAGCACTCAAAGCAGCCGAAGATAAACTAGATAGCCTAATCTGCGCTTATGTAGGCGCACATTGGTGGTATTGGGGAGAACAACGTAACTTAGTGTTGGGCGATCGCACTACTGGTTATATTGTCATTCCCCAAAGAATGTAG
- the glgA gene encoding glycogen synthase GlgA yields MYIVQIASECAPVIKAGGLGDVVYGLSRELETRGHCVEIILPKYDCMRYDHIWGLHDAYLNLWVPWYGGAIHCSVYCGWVHGRVCFFIEPHSQDNFFNRGCYYGCDDDNMRFAFFSKAALEFLLQSNKRPDVIHCHDWQTGLVPVMLYEMYKYHGMEYQRVCYTIHNFKHQGIGGADTLWGTGLNREPYYFQYDKLRDNFNPFALNFMKGGIVYSNAVTTVSPHHAWEARTTDVGCGLGHTLHLHQDKFTGVLNGIDYDFWNPEIDRYIPYNYTRDDFEQKVYNKKALRERLMLRHADKPIIAYIGRLDHQKGVHLVHHAIYHALNKEAQFVLLGSATELGINAHFQHEKQFLNSNPDVHLELGFNEELSHLIYAGADMIIVPSNYEPCGLTQMIGLKYGTVPIVRGVGGLVNTVFDRDYDQNVPPEQRNGYVFYETDHHALESAMDRAIALWYEYPEEFRKLAIAGMEYDYSWNHPGADYVEIYDRIKHKW; encoded by the coding sequence ATGTACATTGTACAGATTGCCTCGGAATGTGCTCCTGTGATTAAAGCAGGAGGTTTAGGGGATGTTGTTTACGGTCTGAGTCGGGAATTAGAGACGCGGGGGCATTGCGTTGAGATTATTCTGCCCAAATATGATTGTATGCGCTACGACCATATTTGGGGACTTCATGATGCCTATTTAAACTTATGGGTACCCTGGTATGGTGGTGCAATTCACTGTTCTGTGTACTGCGGTTGGGTACACGGACGGGTGTGTTTCTTTATTGAACCCCACTCTCAAGATAATTTCTTTAATCGAGGCTGCTACTACGGTTGCGATGATGACAATATGCGCTTTGCGTTCTTCAGCAAAGCGGCTTTGGAATTTCTGCTTCAAAGTAATAAGCGACCCGATGTGATTCATTGCCATGACTGGCAGACAGGTTTAGTTCCAGTCATGCTCTATGAAATGTACAAGTATCATGGGATGGAGTATCAACGGGTTTGCTACACCATCCACAACTTTAAGCATCAGGGAATAGGCGGTGCAGATACTCTCTGGGGAACAGGCTTAAATCGCGAGCCTTATTACTTCCAATACGATAAGCTGCGTGACAATTTTAACCCCTTTGCCTTGAACTTTATGAAAGGGGGCATTGTTTACTCGAATGCTGTAACCACAGTTTCACCCCACCATGCTTGGGAAGCCCGTACTACGGATGTTGGCTGTGGTTTAGGTCATACCTTGCATTTGCACCAAGATAAATTCACTGGGGTTCTCAACGGTATTGATTACGATTTTTGGAATCCTGAAATCGATCGCTACATTCCTTATAACTATACACGGGATGATTTTGAACAAAAAGTATATAACAAAAAAGCTCTACGAGAGCGCCTCATGCTCCGCCATGCTGACAAACCAATTATTGCTTACATCGGTCGATTAGATCATCAAAAAGGTGTGCATCTTGTTCATCACGCCATTTATCACGCACTCAACAAAGAAGCGCAATTTGTATTACTAGGTTCAGCAACAGAACTAGGAATCAATGCTCATTTCCAACACGAAAAACAATTTTTAAACAGTAACCCCGATGTGCATTTAGAATTGGGTTTTAATGAAGAATTATCCCACCTAATTTATGCAGGGGCAGATATGATTATTGTCCCCAGTAATTACGAACCCTGTGGATTAACTCAGATGATTGGTTTGAAGTACGGCACAGTACCGATTGTTCGCGGCGTGGGTGGACTGGTAAATACAGTATTTGACCGAGACTACGACCAGAATGTACCACCAGAACAACGTAATGGCTATGTGTTTTACGAGACAGATCATCATGCTTTAGAGTCAGCAATGGATCGGGCGATCGCACTGTGGTACGAATATCCTGAAGAGTTCCGCAAACTCGCCATTGCAGGTATGGAGTACGACTACTCGTGGAACCATCCTGGGGCAGATTATGTAGAAATTTACGACAGGATAAAACACAAGTGGTAA
- a CDS encoding SemiSWEET family sugar transporter, with product MDCVTILGLVAASFTTFAFLPQMIKTWQTKSAKDVSYTMLIIFIIGIFLWLLYGIFRHDVAIIIANFIILILNLIILWLKIKYR from the coding sequence ATGGACTGTGTGACAATTTTAGGATTAGTTGCTGCTAGCTTCACTACATTTGCCTTTTTGCCGCAGATGATTAAAACATGGCAGACAAAATCAGCTAAAGATGTTTCATACACGATGCTGATTATTTTTATAATTGGTATTTTTTTATGGTTATTATATGGAATTTTTCGTCATGATGTAGCTATTATTATTGCCAATTTTATTATTTTAATTTTGAATCTCATAATTTTATGGCTTAAAATTAAATATAGATAG
- a CDS encoding SDR family NAD(P)-dependent oxidoreductase, which translates to MAPTVLITGGSEGIGKATAVLFARKGYDLVLAARHSDRLQAAAQELQNLGGKAPLTFACDVTDPAQVNALIEKALDHYGYIDVLVNNAGIYASAPVEEFSLEDWHKVIDTNLWGYIHTINALLPHFLQRGKGTIVNVSSIGGKVPTAYLVPYCTSKFAVTGLTEALHAELKPKRIHVCGIYPNLIKSHFMERAIIRGKDEQDTQSRCQQIEDILKNPVVEKPTDVANAIWDAVKDQKSEVFVGSANFSQAVNRLFPGLFQWASRQIFKNQDK; encoded by the coding sequence ATGGCTCCTACAGTACTGATTACAGGTGGATCTGAAGGTATTGGCAAAGCAACAGCTGTTTTATTCGCCCGTAAAGGATATGACCTTGTACTTGCAGCGCGTCATAGCGATCGCTTGCAAGCTGCGGCGCAGGAATTGCAAAACCTTGGTGGGAAAGCACCACTGACATTTGCTTGTGATGTTACAGATCCTGCACAGGTGAATGCACTAATCGAAAAAGCGTTAGACCATTATGGTTATATCGATGTGCTAGTGAATAATGCAGGTATTTATGCATCAGCACCAGTAGAAGAGTTTTCGCTGGAAGATTGGCATAAAGTTATAGATACTAATCTCTGGGGATATATCCACACAATTAATGCCCTTCTGCCTCATTTTCTCCAAAGAGGAAAAGGAACAATCGTCAATGTAAGTTCCATTGGTGGTAAAGTGCCTACTGCTTACTTAGTTCCTTACTGTACAAGTAAGTTTGCTGTTACAGGTTTAACAGAAGCGTTGCACGCAGAATTAAAACCGAAAAGAATTCACGTTTGTGGGATTTATCCAAATTTGATTAAAAGTCATTTCATGGAACGGGCAATTATTCGAGGTAAGGATGAGCAAGATACCCAAAGCCGTTGCCAACAAATAGAAGACATTCTGAAAAATCCTGTGGTGGAGAAACCAACAGATGTGGCAAATGCCATCTGGGATGCAGTCAAGGATCAGAAATCTGAAGTATTCGTTGGTTCCGCCAACTTTTCACAAGCGGTTAATCGGTTATTTCCTGGTTTATTCCAGTGGGCTTCTCGACAAATCTTCAAAAATCAGGATAAATAA